TGATGAAAGACCGGGCAAAAGTGATCTGCCACATGATGACGACCATCGACGGCAAGATCGACGTCGAGTTCGAGCCGAGCGCCGACTACGACAAGGTCGGCGATGAATACGACCGCCTGCTGCTCAGCTACGGCCAGGCTTACGGGCTGGGACGCACGACCTGCCAGAGCGGGCTTGAAGTCGATCTTTCCAAGACTGAAGTCGACCTTTCCAAGTACAAAGGCGTGCCGGTGACGTACGAGGACACGGCGTACCGCTATCCCGAGGGCACGATCATCTGCGTCGCCTTCGACCGTTGGGGTAAGCTGAGGTGGCCGAGCAACGTCATGGACTACGCCGGGCGCCGCATGCCCATCGTCGAGGTGATCACCGAAAAATGCGCGCCCGAGTTCCTCGCCTATCTGAACGATCTGCAGATGCCCTACATCGTCGCCGGCAAAGACGATCTCGACCTCGAACTGTTTTTGCAAAAGATCAAGTCGCTCTGCGGCGTCGAAACGTTCGTCATCGGCGGCGGTTCGCAGATCAACGGCGAGTTCATCCGCCGCGGGCTCGCCGACGAGATCAGCATCGTCGTCGCTCCCGCCGTGGACGGCACGCGCGGCGCCCTGACCATGGCCGGCACGGACGACCTGACGGGATTCCCGCAATATTACCATCTCAAGGACGTGCAGAAACTCCCCTGCGACGGCCTGCTGATCCGCTGGAGCAAATAAACGGAGACTTTCCAAAAGACGAAAAAGCGTTCGCCGGTCGATGAGATTCGACTCATCGACCGGCGAATGTTTTCATTGTTCCACGTGGAACATTATCCTCAAGAAACAGTCTTCGATCCAGACTCTGACGCGCATCAGCGCCTCTTCATTTTTGCCGTTTCCAAAAAGACTTCTGCCGAAGAACGGCTCCGCCGCTCCGCTTCTATTGCAGTTTGCCGCGCGCGCTCACGGGCAGACGGTCGATCACCTCGTCGCCGCTGACCAGGTAGGCATATTCATACAGATTGCACACAGGACAAATGTGCACGGGGATGACGCGCACGCGGTCGCCGACGCGCACCTTTTCGCGGAACGCCGCGTCGTTGACGATGGCGTGTTCGTCGAAGACTTTGTCGATGTGCACGCCGGGATGCTCGAGCAGCGTGCCGTGTCCCGGCGTGGCGCAGACGCCTTCGCTGCGGCGCTGCATGGTCAGTCCCTTGGCGCCGACGTCGAGAATGACGCGC
This sequence is a window from Pyramidobacter sp. YE332. Protein-coding genes within it:
- a CDS encoding dihydrofolate reductase family protein, whose protein sequence is MKDRAKVICHMMTTIDGKIDVEFEPSADYDKVGDEYDRLLLSYGQAYGLGRTTCQSGLEVDLSKTEVDLSKYKGVPVTYEDTAYRYPEGTIICVAFDRWGKLRWPSNVMDYAGRRMPIVEVITEKCAPEFLAYLNDLQMPYIVAGKDDLDLELFLQKIKSLCGVETFVIGGGSQINGEFIRRGLADEISIVVAPAVDGTRGALTMAGTDDLTGFPQYYHLKDVQKLPCDGLLIRWSK